Genomic window (ANME-2 cluster archaeon):
CTATAATTATGTGGTGAGGTTTTAACTATTATTGTTGGTTCATTGCTCTGTAAGGGGAACTATCAGGTTATTAATCTTGAGCGCAAGATTTTGCTGGACCGGTTAAATGTAACATCACCCAAAATATAACAGCCCGGATGAGCACTCAGAATTCGATAGATTCCAGCCTCAACAGTTCCAGTTTAAGTCCTATTCCCAGGGAATAGCCGCCAGGCCCGTGTTTTGAGACTATGCGGTGACATGGGATAATTACAGGCACCCTGTTCGACCCAAGGGCATTTCCCACTGACCTTACTGCTTTTGGCCTGCCTGCCATACTGGCAAGCCGGGAATAGGTAATACAAGTACCCCAGGGAACGGACCTGGTGGCAGTAAGCACTTCCTGCTGGAACGGTGTAAAACCTGACAGGTCCACATCATAGGATGAAAAATCTACGTTCTCCCCCATGAAGTATCTTTGCAGGTCAGAGGTTACCGGCAGGGTTACGCTCTCGTCACCAGGACGTTGCTCAAA
Coding sequences:
- a CDS encoding methylated-DNA--[protein]-cysteine S-methyltransferase: MGENVDFSSYDVDLSGFTPFQQEVLTATRSVPWGTCITYSRLASMAGRPKAVRSVGNALGSNRVPVIIPCHRIVSKHGPGGYSLGIGLKLELLRLESIEF